Proteins encoded together in one Macrobrachium rosenbergii isolate ZJJX-2024 chromosome 45, ASM4041242v1, whole genome shotgun sequence window:
- the LOC136830009 gene encoding uncharacterized protein: MKARIFLQKLWKEHLDWDEQLMNPLQEEWTELRKDLEKCLEISFPRSASLGTVDNLHIFCDASKTSYGCVAYRANGENSNIIMAKGRVAPIKELTIPKLELMALLLGARIAKFIIDSFDEKEFKQLYVWSDSKVALSWIVSSNVLPVFVRNRVIEINSLIPGSILSYVPSSENPSDWLTRGMRAEVLAKNSYWWEGPPWLKNHTLPIDRSWVGSTHMQGEQDIVVNVVGDIDETRLLDWERFSRADKVFKTIAWIMRFIKNCKLSTNDRKTGGLTLEELQEAKVKTIVLVQREYFPEEYKALKREVTNQKLTLIRQLNLFLDNNVMRCRGRLEHATLPEEVKFPTLLPKGCALSKLIIRRHHVMQAHMGVNATVASVRQEFWIPQLRQLVKSVLHHCVICKKVQGKPYRTNITPPLPEFRVQRKQPFSVTGVDYTGALWIKEGKQIPEKVYVILFTCPITRGIHLEVVRNQSADSFLMAFRKFSSRKGFPSLMLSDNATTFVAASEYLKTMADSPLFQKHLENIECKWKFIPARAPWFGAIWERLIGLLKTCMKKVVGRALLSYEELSCILVELESIINDRPLSYTSGDLDQKEILTPNHLILGRKLRSFPKETINWEEVSEDPLYSKTEIVEKRFLYISKLCDQLWKRWEHEYLVSLRETHRIGVQHNSWPKIGDVVLVHDEGPRNKWKLGQVIQVHVGSDNVVRVATLKTSHGQIMRPIVKLYPLELWQEVETPDPAKIPEVSTRPSRRAARVAAETRKDLIQKGLL, encoded by the coding sequence ATGAAAGCGAGgatatttttacagaaattgtgGAAGGAACATCTGGATTGGGACGAACAACTCATGAACCCGCTACAAGAGGAATGGACTGAATTACGCAAGGACTTAGAGAAGTGTCTTGAAATATCTTTTCCTAGGAGTGCTAGCCTGGGAACTGTTGATAACTTGCACATATTCTGCGATGCTAGCAAAACTTCATATGGTTGTGTGGCCTATAGAGCAAATGGTGAAAACTCTAATATAATTATGGCAAAGGGTAGAGTGGCGCCCATTAAGGAATTAACAATTCCGAAATTGGAATTAATGGCATTGTTGCTAGGAGCAAGAATAGCCAAATTTATTATTGACTCTTTTGATGAAAAGGAGTTTAAACAATTATATGTCTGGTCAGACAGTAAAGTCGCCCTTAGCTGGATTGTATCCAGTAATGTTCTGCCTGTGTTTGTGAGAAACAGAGTAATTGAGATTAACTCTTTGATTCCGGGGTCAATCCTATCTTACGTACCCTCATCTGAAAATCCCAGTGATTGGTTGACACGGGGAATGAGGGCTGAAGTGTTAGCAAAAAACTCCTAttggtgggagggacccccttggttaaaaaatcACACTCTGCCAATCGATAGGTCATGGGTGGGGAGTACACATATGCAGGGTGAACAGGACATTGTAGTCAACGTTGTAGGGGACATAGATGAAACACGTCTGCTGGATTGGGAAAGATTCAGCAGAGCTGACAAAGTCTTTAAGACCATAGCTTGGATAATGCGCTTTATAAAGAATTGCAAACTATCAACCAATGACAGAAAAACTGGTGGTTTGACTCTGGAAGAGTTACAAGAAGCAAAGGTTAAAACAATTGTTCTCGTGCAGAGAGAGTACTTTCCAGAAGAGTATAAAGCCCTGAAGAGGGAGGTAACAAACCAAAAATTGACATTAATTCGCCAGTTGAATTTGTTTTTGGATAATAATGTAATGAGATGTAGAGGCAGGTTGGAACACGCAACActgcctgaagaagtcaaattTCCTACCTTACTGCCAAAGGGTTGTGCTCTGAGTAAGTTAATAATAAGACGACATCATGTGATGCAAGCACACATGGGGGTGAACGCTACTGTAGCTAGTGTAAGACAGGAGTTCTGGATTCCACAGCTGCGACAACTGGTCAAGAGCGTGTTACATCATTGTGTGATCTGtaagaaagttcaaggaaaacCATATAGAACTAATATAACACCCCCATTGCCGGAATTCCGTGTACAACGGAAACAACCTTTTAGTGTTACGGGAGTAGATTACACCGGGGCGTTATGGATAAAAGAAGGGAAGCAAATTCCGGAAAAGGTGTATGTCATACTATTCACATGCCCGATCACCAGGGGTATACATCTGGAAGTAGTCAGAAATCAGTCCGCTGACTCATTCCTCATGGCCTTCCGGAAGTTTAGCAGCCGTAAAGGCTTTCCTTCACTAATGCTAAGTGACAATGCCACTACTTTCGTAGCAGCATCTGAATATCTGAAAACAATGGCAGATAGCCCCCTTTTTCAAAAACATCTGGAGAACATCGAGTGTAAGTGGAAATTTATACCAGCAAGAGCACCTTGGTTTGGTGCAATCTGGGAGAGACTGATCGGACTATTGAAGACCTGTATGAAGAAGGTGGTCGGTCGAGCTCTTCTCAGTTATGAGGAATTATCCTGCATTTTGGTGGAATTGGAATCTATCATAAATGACAGGCCACTAAGCTACACATCGGGGGACCTTGATCAGAAGGAGATTTTAACACCTAATCATCTGATCTTGGGTAGAAAAttaagatcctttcccaaggaaacAATTAATTGGGAGGAGGTATCTGAAGATCCATTGTATAGTAAAACTGAAATTGTCGAAAAGAGATTCCTTTACATATCCAAATTGTGCGATCAATTATGGAAAAGATGGGAACATGAATATTTGGTTTCTTTAAGAGAAACTCATCGAATTGGAGTCCAACATAATTCTTGGCCCAAAATAGGAGATGTCGTCCTTGTACATGATGAAGGGCCAAGAAACAAATGGAAGTTGGGTCAGGTGATTCAGGTGCATGTGGGGTCTGACAATGTAGTTAGAGTAGCTACCCTCAAAACCTCCCATGGCCAGATCATGCGTCCTATTGTGAAATTGTATCCGTTAGAGTTGTGGCAAGAAGTTGAGACTCCTGATCCTGCCAAAATTCCTGAAGTGAGTACACGACCATCCAGGAGGGCTGCTCGGGTGGCTGCAGAAACTAGAAAGGATTTGATTCAAAAGGGACTGTTGTAA